One Silene latifolia isolate original U9 population chromosome 4, ASM4854445v1, whole genome shotgun sequence DNA segment encodes these proteins:
- the LOC141653283 gene encoding putative calcium-binding protein CML15 has product MEALAGDQMNQLRQIFTRFDMDADGSITMLELAALLRSLGLKPSGDQLHTMLASMDQNGNGSIEFEELVPAILPEMTEQIIANQGHLAEVFKTFDRDGNGVITAAELAGAMAKMGQPLTYKELTQMINEADTDGDGVIDFNEFASIMAKSAADFLGLPVS; this is encoded by the coding sequence ATGGAGGCGTTAGCGGGGGACCAAATGAACCAACTAAGACAAATATTCACGCGGTTTGACATGGATGCAGATGGCAGCATAACAATGTTAGAGCTAGCTGCATTGCTGCGGTCCCTCGGTCTCAAACCCTCAGGTGATCAGCTTCATACAATGTTAGCCAGCATGGACCAAAACGGTAacggatcaatagaatttgaggaATTGGTACCTGCCATATTACCTGAAATGACAGAACAAATAATTGCTAACCAAGGCCATCTAGCTGAGGTTTTTAAGACGTTTGATCGCGATGGTAATGGTGTTATTACTGCTGCTGAGTTGGCTGGTGCCATGGCTAAGATGGGACAACCTTTGACGTATAAAGAATTGACACAAATGATCAATGAGGCTGATACAGATGGAGATGGTGTTATTGATTTTAATGAGTTTGCTTCCATTATGGCTAAATCTGCTGCTGATTTTCTTGGTTTGCCTGTCTCATAG
- the LOC141653282 gene encoding kinesin-like protein KIN-8A isoform X2 has translation MPVSTRSQILINEDVYGGGSRTRTPDKLENTNVALSVRNPHSGLKEKLKSLTVLYEQQKLASLGARIQNLKSQDPKTPPISALDRNGSIKNPDFDSRIHQFAQIPPQFDRNGSFKKPENDPSFGTNNNAVTPIEKIPEKENVGFNYPRKTPVSSTVARKLSLGSQLDGRGFRGGRKPGQEMDPLFERQRNSSRIMVFVRLRPMMKKEKDAGSRSCIRIVNRRDVYLTEFASENDYLRLKRLRGRHFTFDSSFTESATQVEVYSTTTADLVEAVLQGRNGSVFCYGATGAGKTYTMLGTVGNPGVMVLAIKDLYTKIRQRSFEGHHTVHLSYLEVYNETVKDLLSPGRPLVLREDKQGIMAAGLSQYRAYSTDEVMALLHQGNKNRTTEPTRANETSSRSHAILQVMVEYQTRDASMNLVNRVGKLSLIDLAGSERALATDQRTVRSMEGANINRSLLALSSCINALVEGKKHIPYRNSKLTQLLKDSLGGACNTVMIANISPSNFTFGETQNTLHWADRAKEIRNKAYETNEELVQAPESVAEQAKLLLQVQKENRELRVQLAKQQQKLQTLQAQSLAANNSPTLSISSIVSPPPSSYKSNDNRKPKLSLLGTPEQNKKKGPEETVRELQLVVKTLEGAIERMKREHSSQMKKKDDKIRELMSKSSKGVRTGGDEGLKMFVPKASVKPKIAGGTKTAAHRFQSPLAMNKKRSFWDITTAHSPSVTAVNGRKTRSHVNADPAAPPSMLLQPGFTRNRISPFRQ, from the exons ATGCCAGTGTCAACAAGGTCTCAAATTTTGATCAATGAAGATGTATATGGAGGAGGATCAAGAACAAGAACACCAGATAAATTAGAGAATACAAATGTAGCTCTTTCGGTTCGGAACCCACATTCCGGTTTGAAAGAGAAGCTCAAATCTCTAACTGTTTTGTATGAGCAGCAAAAATTAGCATCACTTGGTGCAAGAATTCAAAACCTCAAATCCCAGGATCCTAAAACCCCACCAATTTCAGCTTTAGATAGAAATGGATCAATAAAAAATCCCGATTTTGATTCAAGAATTCACCAATTTGCACAAATCCCACCTCAATTTGATCGAAACGGGTCATTTAAAAAACCCGAAAATGATCCAAGTTTTGGAACAAACAATAATGCTGTTACACCAATTGAGAAAATCCCTGAAAAGGAGAATGTAGGGTTTAATTACCCGAGAAAGACGCCAGTTTCGAGCACGGTAGCGAGGAAATTGTCATTAGGATCACAGTTAGATGGAAGAGGGTTTCGAGGAGGGCGAAAACCGGGTCAAGAAATGGATCCCCTGTTTGAGAGGCAGAGAAATAGTAGTAGGATAATGGTGTTTGTTAGACTTAGGCCTATGATGAAGAAGGAAAAAGATGCCGGGTCTCGGAGTTGTATTCGGATAGTTAATCGGAGAGATGTTTACTTGACGGAATTCGCTTCGGAGAATGATTACTTGAGGTTGAAGAGATTGAGGGGAAGACATTTTACCTTTGATTCTTCTTTTACTGAGTCTGCTACTCAGGTTGAAGTTTATTCTACAAC GACGGCGGATCTGGTGGAAGCTGTGTTACAAGGGAGGAACGGGTCAGTATTCTGTTATGGGGCGACAGGAGCAGGAAAAACATACACAATGCTTGGTACAGTGGGGAATCCAGGGGTTATGGTGTTGGCAATTAAAGATTTGTATACCAAGATTAGGCAAAGAAGTTTTGAAGGCCACCATACGGTCCATCTGTCTTATCTTGAGGTTTATAATGAGACGGTCAAGGATTTGCTCTCCCCTGGAAGGCCTTTAGTCCTTAGAGAAGATAAACAG GGAATTATGGCTGCAGGTTTATCACAATATAGAGCTTATTCTACTGATGAG GTTATGGCATTACTTCATCAAGGGAATAAGAACAGAACTACTGAACCAACTCGAGCTAACGAAACATCTTCCAGGTCCCATGCTATTCTTCAG GTTATGGTAGAATATCAAACTAGAGATGCTTCTATGAACTTGGTGAATCGAGTAGGAAAGCTATCCTTGATTGATCTAGCAGGGTCCGAGAGAGCCTTGGCTACAGATCAGAGAACAGTGAGGTCAATGGAAGGTGCCAACATAAACCGGTCTCTTCTTGCACTAAGCAGCTGCATTAATGCCCTAGTTGAAGGGAAAAAGCATATACCTTACAGGAATTCCAAGCTAACTCAGCTGCTTAAGGACTCTCTCGGTGGAGCTTGTAACACAGTGATGATTGCCAATATCAGCCCTAGCAACTTCACTTTCGGAGAAACACAAAACACCCTCCACTGGGCTGATCGAGCCAAGGAGATTCGAAACAAG GCATATGAGACAAACGAAGAGCTAGTGCAAGCTCCAGAATCAGTTGCTGAGCAGGCTAAACTGTTACTTCAAGTACAGAAAGAAAACCGAGAGCTTCGAGTTCAGCTGGCAAAGCAACAACAGAAACTACAAACTCTACAAGCTCAGTCATTGGCTGCAAACAACTCACCAACGCTTTCAATCAGCTCCATAGTATCTCCTCCTCCCTCATCCTACAAATCAAATGACAATAGAAAGCCGAAACTTTCCCTGTTAGGTACACcagaacaaaacaaaaagaaaggaCCTGAAGAGACCGTAAGGGAGCTGCAATTGGTCGTAAAAACGTTAGAGGGAGCAATCGAAAGAATGAAAAGAGAACACTCGTCACAGATGAAGAAAAAGGATGACAAAATTCGGGAGTTAATGTCAAAATCATCTAAAGGGGTTAGAACAGGAGGAGATGAAGGGTTAAAAATGTTTGTTCCGAAAGCAAGTGTTAAACCTAAGATAGCAGGAGGCACAAAAACTGCTGCTCACAGGTTTCAGTCTCCTCTAGCGATGAATAAAAAAAGGAGTTTCTGGGATATAACTACTGCACATAGCCCTTCCGTCACAGCTGTAAACGGAAGAAAGACAAGAAGCCATGTCAATGCTGACCCTGCTGCCCCACCTTCCATGCTTCTTCAG CCAGGTTTTACCCGGAATAGAATTAGTCCTTTCAGGCAGTGA
- the LOC141653282 gene encoding kinesin-like protein KIN-8A isoform X1 — translation MPVSTRSQILINEDVYGGGSRTRTPDKLENTNVALSVRNPHSGLKEKLKSLTVLYEQQKLASLGARIQNLKSQDPKTPPISALDRNGSIKNPDFDSRIHQFAQIPPQFDRNGSFKKPENDPSFGTNNNAVTPIEKIPEKENVGFNYPRKTPVSSTVARKLSLGSQLDGRGFRGGRKPGQEMDPLFERQRNSSRIMVFVRLRPMMKKEKDAGSRSCIRIVNRRDVYLTEFASENDYLRLKRLRGRHFTFDSSFTESATQVEVYSTTTADLVEAVLQGRNGSVFCYGATGAGKTYTMLGTVGNPGVMVLAIKDLYTKIRQRSFEGHHTVHLSYLEVYNETVKDLLSPGRPLVLREDKQGIMAAGLSQYRAYSTDEVMALLHQGNKNRTTEPTRANETSSRSHAILQVMVEYQTRDASMNLVNRVGKLSLIDLAGSERALATDQRTVRSMEGANINRSLLALSSCINALVEGKKHIPYRNSKLTQLLKDSLGGACNTVMIANISPSNFTFGETQNTLHWADRAKEIRNKAYETNEELVQAPESVAEQAKLLLQVQKENRELRVQLAKQQQKLQTLQAQSLAANNSPTLSISSIVSPPPSSYKSNDNRKPKLSLLGTPEQNKKKGPEETVRELQLVVKTLEGAIERMKREHSSQMKKKDDKIRELMSKSSKGVRTGGDEGLKMFVPKASVKPKIAGGTKTAAHRFQSPLAMNKKRSFWDITTAHSPSVTAVNGRKTRSHVNADPAAPPSMLLQLAHPCFWSVMILGPLIANYILQPGFTRNRISPFRQ, via the exons ATGCCAGTGTCAACAAGGTCTCAAATTTTGATCAATGAAGATGTATATGGAGGAGGATCAAGAACAAGAACACCAGATAAATTAGAGAATACAAATGTAGCTCTTTCGGTTCGGAACCCACATTCCGGTTTGAAAGAGAAGCTCAAATCTCTAACTGTTTTGTATGAGCAGCAAAAATTAGCATCACTTGGTGCAAGAATTCAAAACCTCAAATCCCAGGATCCTAAAACCCCACCAATTTCAGCTTTAGATAGAAATGGATCAATAAAAAATCCCGATTTTGATTCAAGAATTCACCAATTTGCACAAATCCCACCTCAATTTGATCGAAACGGGTCATTTAAAAAACCCGAAAATGATCCAAGTTTTGGAACAAACAATAATGCTGTTACACCAATTGAGAAAATCCCTGAAAAGGAGAATGTAGGGTTTAATTACCCGAGAAAGACGCCAGTTTCGAGCACGGTAGCGAGGAAATTGTCATTAGGATCACAGTTAGATGGAAGAGGGTTTCGAGGAGGGCGAAAACCGGGTCAAGAAATGGATCCCCTGTTTGAGAGGCAGAGAAATAGTAGTAGGATAATGGTGTTTGTTAGACTTAGGCCTATGATGAAGAAGGAAAAAGATGCCGGGTCTCGGAGTTGTATTCGGATAGTTAATCGGAGAGATGTTTACTTGACGGAATTCGCTTCGGAGAATGATTACTTGAGGTTGAAGAGATTGAGGGGAAGACATTTTACCTTTGATTCTTCTTTTACTGAGTCTGCTACTCAGGTTGAAGTTTATTCTACAAC GACGGCGGATCTGGTGGAAGCTGTGTTACAAGGGAGGAACGGGTCAGTATTCTGTTATGGGGCGACAGGAGCAGGAAAAACATACACAATGCTTGGTACAGTGGGGAATCCAGGGGTTATGGTGTTGGCAATTAAAGATTTGTATACCAAGATTAGGCAAAGAAGTTTTGAAGGCCACCATACGGTCCATCTGTCTTATCTTGAGGTTTATAATGAGACGGTCAAGGATTTGCTCTCCCCTGGAAGGCCTTTAGTCCTTAGAGAAGATAAACAG GGAATTATGGCTGCAGGTTTATCACAATATAGAGCTTATTCTACTGATGAG GTTATGGCATTACTTCATCAAGGGAATAAGAACAGAACTACTGAACCAACTCGAGCTAACGAAACATCTTCCAGGTCCCATGCTATTCTTCAG GTTATGGTAGAATATCAAACTAGAGATGCTTCTATGAACTTGGTGAATCGAGTAGGAAAGCTATCCTTGATTGATCTAGCAGGGTCCGAGAGAGCCTTGGCTACAGATCAGAGAACAGTGAGGTCAATGGAAGGTGCCAACATAAACCGGTCTCTTCTTGCACTAAGCAGCTGCATTAATGCCCTAGTTGAAGGGAAAAAGCATATACCTTACAGGAATTCCAAGCTAACTCAGCTGCTTAAGGACTCTCTCGGTGGAGCTTGTAACACAGTGATGATTGCCAATATCAGCCCTAGCAACTTCACTTTCGGAGAAACACAAAACACCCTCCACTGGGCTGATCGAGCCAAGGAGATTCGAAACAAG GCATATGAGACAAACGAAGAGCTAGTGCAAGCTCCAGAATCAGTTGCTGAGCAGGCTAAACTGTTACTTCAAGTACAGAAAGAAAACCGAGAGCTTCGAGTTCAGCTGGCAAAGCAACAACAGAAACTACAAACTCTACAAGCTCAGTCATTGGCTGCAAACAACTCACCAACGCTTTCAATCAGCTCCATAGTATCTCCTCCTCCCTCATCCTACAAATCAAATGACAATAGAAAGCCGAAACTTTCCCTGTTAGGTACACcagaacaaaacaaaaagaaaggaCCTGAAGAGACCGTAAGGGAGCTGCAATTGGTCGTAAAAACGTTAGAGGGAGCAATCGAAAGAATGAAAAGAGAACACTCGTCACAGATGAAGAAAAAGGATGACAAAATTCGGGAGTTAATGTCAAAATCATCTAAAGGGGTTAGAACAGGAGGAGATGAAGGGTTAAAAATGTTTGTTCCGAAAGCAAGTGTTAAACCTAAGATAGCAGGAGGCACAAAAACTGCTGCTCACAGGTTTCAGTCTCCTCTAGCGATGAATAAAAAAAGGAGTTTCTGGGATATAACTACTGCACATAGCCCTTCCGTCACAGCTGTAAACGGAAGAAAGACAAGAAGCCATGTCAATGCTGACCCTGCTGCCCCACCTTCCATGCTTCTTCAG CTTGCACATCCATGTTTCTGGTCCGTTATGATCCTTGGACCACTCATCGCCAATTACATCCTTCAGCCAGGTTTTACCCGGAATAGAATTAGTCCTTTCAGGCAGTGA
- the LOC141653285 gene encoding plant cysteine oxidase 3, translated as MTSKSSTLQTIYELCKKTLTPLANLPPPPPTVHKLSSLLDTISPKNVGLREDNVDDDRGYGLSALNPFNRVARWAQPITYLDIHECDSFTMCIFCFPTSAVIPLHDHPGMTVFSKILYGSLHVKAYDWVEPSKVIKSNVSEYSQVRLARLTVDKVITAPCGTRVLYPTSGGNVHCFTAVTPCAILDILTPPYDEDAGRKCTYYHDYPYSSFPNDGAIDGNDDEYAWLAEIEAPNVYMRSGTYCGPPIQV; from the exons ATGACGAGCAAGTCCTCAACACTTCAAACCATATACGAGCTTTGCAAGAAGACGCTCACTCCCCTTGCCAATCTTCCACCTCCTCCTCCTACTGTACATAAACTTTCCTCTCTCTTAG ACACCATAAGTCCAAAAAATGTTGGTCTTAGAGAGGACAATGTGGATGATGACCGTGGGTATGGTCTATCTGCATTGAATCCATTCAATCGAGTAGCTCGTTGGGCTCAGCCGATAACATATTTAGATATCCATGAGTGTGACAGTTTTACG ATGTGCATATTTTGCTTCCCCACATCCGCTGTCATCCCTCTCCATGATCATCCTGGGATGACTGTCTTCAGCAAAATTCTGTACGGATCATTGCACGTGAAAGCCTATGACTGGGTTGAACCCTCAAAGGTTATAAAAAGCAACGTATCTGAGTACTCCCAAG TGAGGCTGGCGAGATTGACAGTAGACAAAGTAATAACAGCACCCTGTGGGACCAGAGTTTTATATCCCACAAGTGGTGGAAATGTGCATTGCTTCACGGCAGTCACTCCATGTGCTATCCTTGATATTCTCACACCGCCTTATGATGAAGATGCAGGCAGGAAATGCACCTATTATCACGATTATCCCTATTCAAGCTTTC CTAATGATGGAGCTATCGATGGTAATGATGACGAATATGCATGGCTTGCTGAGATAGAAGCCCCAAATGTGTATATGCGCTCTGGCACATATTGTGGTCCTCCTATTCAAGTGTAG